A DNA window from Onthophagus taurus isolate NC chromosome 1, IU_Otau_3.0, whole genome shotgun sequence contains the following coding sequences:
- the LOC111420499 gene encoding putative leucine-rich repeat-containing protein DDB_G0290503: MKSKMFNLYLLVILFSFHFGITKAQDSQETVSCGGSIATAVVVTIIILLVLGGAIYYGWKRYGKYKNGKHLILEKDPEKGDEYAFDNPGFKEPGLSPLGKIIEKPTAESSNKPKWANWAPLSALTCKSEKKKTVDDSAIGENEIKVVSLRSHDFTGLGFNICGNMRNGIFIKDVLQHGPASESGKLNPGDRITSVTINFEHMVYEDALTILSYASPYEVVVQATNGKLSAGTTQCARPVHPLYKSASSTDLLQINRSAKKRLFQAEELNESLDSNYSSLQKTRSNATTLERTQSDSPVQKTPQKKTIKNALTPEQLKSQLEKTILEDHKETLKNKQNFDKTQQKVESETQKTDSSYQKFGIKVFPIENKEQKSPKIAELSQNDNNINIELSDPKEVKEVKSFDEVDKKSAPPVKKREKKPESFDEHFKRGGSLTGSGIKRDENGIPQEIPSHMYNAALAARRNRTSSQENLEEKVKKQKGKAPPPPELQKENQEKLHQNLDEIYTAENEIPPIKTPEIIQDIPMNMIKPEIRQYESDSDQETDNQSSVNTIELNSNDITIHQTEDGEDKQNRRTASTGDLSKIQRIKSNTGTLERAQSLDITDTGIPALGKKRKAPGQFEENFDSIGSSNDSLYRNTLINKEPRLSLILDGLNTFQRNRLKKSTEWGNLEDAILNLNKSDSSENCETGERMFDNESNDSSFDRTTPELDALVNKIKEIKEETTKNIEEQEKEMRASWNEASETLTKAMESFKEKPVIDDVKYEIFEKKNDNDEIIDKNEIYEVEIEDPNINVNINKNSSFVTDVLNAVSSLNFEDDKNQLNINQKQTNNLSNASTDFLIAERKDYLHNNLEDTNVSDDIKVSRHSLSNDKIKPNEIPVKPHLNENVSNITISDRYSEKKPHYEIFPQQTTSSTTIKDNKLYKTDDKILVSTPDLIKNVSIAEAIHDLNEVTIEGPTSLTFEIKSPDVNEPITNKSNIMCEDLHFSSLSNGNLHKDDHHQDQKQNNSLTYITEIQVITPNHNKNVSEVEVVQKTKNLDNDFENFVKNFESKTLETKSISTESIPEMKSPTPFEKIDAEKELHKIQEIAEEQLKKLPEMRFSTSSYEPLKIPEKRQSQIEILRSNFERSPPKTLAKPETPIKSRIPIATTKTPPTSPERRDSKNEFEMDKEIIEIMTSGKYQQPKNPSKNVTVTSIRSSKIPSGLPTYSNRPPVPPRKSENQEGSSIIQLSSNGNTETSFKQWVFSPSSDNSITNITVAENHQMEK; the protein is encoded by the exons gGAAACATCTTATATTGGAAAAAGATCCGGAAAAAGGTGACGAATACGCCTTCGACAATCCCGGCTTTAAAG aaccAGGATTATCACCGTTGggaaaaataatcgaaaaacCAACCGCAGAATCGTCTAACAAACCAAAATGGGCCAATTGGGCACCGTTAAGCGCCCTCACATGCAAAtccgaaaagaaaaaaaccgtAGACGACTCCGCAATAGGAGAAAATGAAATCAAAGTTGTCTCATTGAGAAGTCACGATTTTACCGGACTTGGTTTTAATATTTGTGGCAATATGAGAAatggtatttttattaaagatgttCTCCAACATGGACCAGCTTCAGAATCTGGAAAATTAAACCCAG gaGATAGAATAACAAGTGTAACCATAAACTTTGAGCATATGGTATACGAAGATGCTTTAACTATTTTGAGTTACGCAAGTCCATATGAAGTTGTTGTTCAAGCTACTAACGGCAAATTAAGTGCTGGAACAACCCAATGTGCTCGACCTGTACATCCTTTGTATAAAAGCGCATCAAGTACAGATTTATTACAA aTTAATAGATCCGCTAAAAAACGTCTTTTCCAAGCTGAAGAATTAAATGAATCACTTGACTCAAATTATTCCAGTCTCCAAAAAACTCGAAGTAATGCCACAACGTTGGAGAGAACGCAAAGTGATTCGCCCGTACAAAAAACACCACAAAAGAAAACGATTAAGAACGCGTTAACTCCGGAACAGCTCAAAAGTCAAttagaaaaaacaattttagaaGATCACAAAGAAACacttaaaaacaaacaaaattttgacaaaacGCAACAAAAAGTTGAATCGGAAACTCAAAAAACTGACTCTAGTTATCAAAAATTTGGTATTAAAGTATTCccaatcgaaaataaagaacaaaaaagtCCTAAAATCGCCGAATTATctcaaaatgataataatattaatattgaattatCCGACCCGAAAGAAGTAAAAGAAGTAAAAAGTTTCGATGAGGTTGATAAGAAAAGTGCTCCTCCTGTTAAGAAAAGAGAGAAAAAACCCGAATCATTTGatgaacattttaaaagaggGGGGAGTTTAACGGGTTCCGGGATTAAACGTGATGAAAATGGAATCCCGCAAGAAATTCCAAGTCACATGTATAACGCAGCTTTAGCTGCGAGAAGAAATAGGACGTCCTCACAAGAAAATTTGGAGGAAAAAGTTAAGAAACAAAAAGGTAAAGCTCCTCCCCCTCCAGaacttcaaaaagaaaatcaagaaaagCTTCATCAAAATTTAGACGAAATTTATACCGCGGAAAATGAAATTCCCCCAATAAAAACACCCGAAATTATTCAAGATATACCTATGAATATGATAAAGCCTGAAATTAGACAATACGAATCAGATTCAGACCAAGAAACCGATAATCAATCATCGGTTAATACAATAGAATTAAACTCAAATGATATTACAATTCATCAAACTGAAGATGGCGAAGATAAACAAAATCGGAGAACCGCCAGTACAGgtgatttatcaaaaatacaaAGAATAAAAAGTAACACGGGGACTTTAGAAAGAGCGCAAAGTTTAGATATAACCGACACCGGAATTCCAGCTTTAGGAAAAAAACGAAAAGCTCCCGGgcaatttgaagaaaattttgattcaatTGGAAGCTCTAATGATAGTCTGTATCGAAACACCTTAATCAATAAAGAACCGAGATTATCATTAATTCTCGACGGTTTAAATACATTTCAAAGAAATCGGTTGAAAAAATCAACTGAATGGGGTAACTTAgaagatgctattttaaatcttaataaaagCGATAGTTCTGAAAATTGCGAAACCGGCGAAAGAATGTTTGATAATGAATCGAATGATAGTAGCTTTGACAGAACCACACCTGAATTAGATGCTTTAGtaaacaaaatcaaagaaattaaagaggaaacaacgaaaaatattgaagaacAAGAAAAAGAGATGAGAGCAAGCTGGAATGAAGCAAGTGAAACTTTAACTAAAGCAATGGAATCGTTTAAAGAAAAACCAGTTATCGATGAtgtaaaatatgaaatttttgaaaaaaagaatGATAACGAcgaaattatcgataaaaatgaaatttacgaagttgaaattgaagatcctaatattaatgttaacattaataaaaattcttcctTTGTAACTGACGTATTAAACGCTGTGTCAAGTTTAAACTTTGAGGATGATAAAAATCaactaaatataaatcaaaaacaaacaaataatttaagtaaCGCTTCAACGGATTTTTTAATAGCTGAAAGAAAAGATTATCTTCACAATAATCTAGAAGATACAAATGTTTCTGATGATATCAAAGTTTCTAGACATTCGTTAAGCAATGATAAGATAAAACCAAATGAAATCCCAGTTAAACCACATTTAAACGAGAATGTAAGTAATATAACAATTTCGGATCGATATTCCGAAAAGAAACCTCATTACGAAATATTTCCACAACAAACAACCTCATCCACAacaataaaagataataaactttataagACTGacgataaaattttagtatcAACACCTGATTTGATTAAGAATGTAAGTATAGCAGAAGCTATTCATGATTTAAACGAAGTTACAATCGAAGGACCAACATCGTTAACGTTCGAAATAAAATCACCGGATGTAAATGAACCAATCACAAATAAATCGAATATAATGTGCGAAGATTTACATTTTTCAAGTTTAAGTAACGGAAATTTACATAAAGATGATCACCATCaagatcaaaaacaaaataacagtTTAACTTATATAACCGAAATTCAAGTAATAACACCGAACCATAACAAAAACGTATCTGAAGTCGAAGTTGtacaaaaaacgaaaaatctCGAtaacgattttgaaaatttcgtaaaaaattttgaatcgaAAACTTTAGAAACGAAATCAATCTCGACTGAAAGTATTCCTGAAATGAAATCGCCAACTCCGTTTGAAAAAATTGACGCTGAAAAAGaattacataaaatacaagaaatcGCCGAAGAACAACTGAAAAAATTACCTGAAATGAGATTTTCAACGTCCAGTTATGAACCGTTAAAAATCCCCGAAAAACGTCAGTcgcaaattgaaattttacgATCGAACTTTGAAAGAAGTCCGCCAAAAACGTTGGCGAAACCGGAAACTCCAATTAAATCGCGAATTCCTATCGCTACGACTAAAACTCCGCCGACGTCGCCGGAACGACGCGATTCGAAAAACGAATTTGAAATGGATAAAGAGATTATTGAAATAATGACGTCTGGGAAATATCAACAGCCGAAAAATCCCAGTAAAAACGTGACGGTTACGTCGATAAGAAGTTCTAAAATACCGTCTGGTTTACCTACATACAGTAATCGACCACCTGTACCTCCACGTAAAAGTGAAAATCAAGAAGGAAGCAGTATTATACAATTGTCATCAAATGGAAATACGGAAACTAGTTTTAAACAGTGGGTTTTTAGTCCCAGTTCGGATAATTCGATTACTAATATTACTGTAGCTGAAAATCATCAAATGGAAAAGTAG